From a region of the Tiliqua scincoides isolate rTilSci1 chromosome 4, rTilSci1.hap2, whole genome shotgun sequence genome:
- the PPP1R3G gene encoding protein phosphatase 1 regulatory subunit 3G, which produces MESRGSAVLGLGQLLAPFGEHQPPPPEELASSVPPWRGGGSELEEANALLQARDEAGRAVERRDCAVGTAAERGEEGEAALLELRRRRGRSVSLPASPTLAAARLFPRGLLEDEEEEEEAAGGAPGLGGRSCCTKCKKRVQFADSLGLCLASVKHFSAAEEPQVPPAVLSRLQSFPMRQKDLEEFSAALAGLGGCAAPPFPAGPPRAPLVPLFEVAAGTARLQRDRVCLQEASGTAVAGSPADVSGVVAVLGCPGPKEVTVRYTFNDWLSFLDTPAVPLDREPADSEPCSPVERYQFTLCLPPGLQAGAAVHFAVCYRSQQGERWDNNDGANYTLRARSPE; this is translated from the coding sequence ATGGAGAGCCGGGGCTCCGCGGTGCTGGGCTTGGGGCAGCTCCTAGCGCCCTTCGGGGAGCACCAGCCGCCGCCGCCAGAAGAGCTCGCCTCCTCCGTCCCACCATGGCGAGGGGGCGGTTCGGAGCTGGAGGAGGCGAACGCGCTTTTGCAGGCGAGGGACGAGGCAGGCAGAGCTGTCGAGCGGCGGGACTGCGCGGTGGGAACCGCCGCGGAGAGAGGCGAGGAGGGGGAGGCGGCGTTGCTGGAGTTGCGCCGCCGCCGCGGGCGCTCCGTCTCGCTGCCCGCCAGCCCGACCTTGGCCGCCGCGCGGCTTTTCCCCCGGGGGCTGCttgaggacgaggaggaggaggaggaggcagcaggcggGGCGCCCGGGCTCGGCGGCAGGAGCTGCTGCACCAAGTGCAAGAAGCGGGTACAGTTCGCCGACTCGCTGGGGCTGTGCCTGGCCAGCGTGAAGCACTTCAGCGCCGCCGAGGAGCCGCAGGTGCCGCCCGCCGTGCTCTCCCGCCTGCAGAGCTTCCCCATGCGCCAGAAGGACCTGGAGGAGTTTAGCGCCGCCCTGGCGGGGCTGGGCGGTTGCGCGGCGCCTCCTTTCCCGGCCGGCCCGCCCCGGGCGCCGCTGGTGCCTCTCTTCGAGGTGGCGGCGGGGACGGCGCGGCTGCAGCGGGACCGCGTGTGCCTGCAGGAGGCGTCGGGGACGGCGGTGGCCGGCTCGCCCGCGGACGTGAGCGGCGTGGTGGCGGTGCTGGGCTGCCCCGGCCCCAAGGAGGTGACGGTGCGCTACACGTTCAACGACTGGCTCTCCTTCCTCGACACCCCCGCTGTGCCCCTCGACCGGGAGCCCGCGGACTCGGAGCCCTGCAGCCCCGTCGAACGCTACCAGTTCACGCTGTGCCTCCCTCCCGGCCTGCAGGCGGGCGCGGCCGTGCACTTCGCCGTCTGCTACCGCAGCCAGCAGGGCGAGCGCTGGGATAACAACGACGGCGCCAACTACACCTTGCGCGCGCGCAGCCCCGAGTAG